In Cyanobium sp. ATX 6F1, the following are encoded in one genomic region:
- a CDS encoding SLBB domain-containing protein encodes MAESVPTNQPRAAAAGLSGILLVALVGSWLPPAQATPGAMPLQAPSRSPQLQEDAYILGPGDGLALKFLGGDAKDPLSGPVEILSDGTVSLPLLGSVRLIGLTLSQATLWLQALYRRQLLRPELQLSLIRPRPLRVALVGEVERPGVYTLTSSETSNTEAKVTISGLPTLVDAIQKAGGITQEADLRQVVLRRRLPGEVVAYRRTRVNLLALVQDGDQVQNPLLFDGDTIKIEKATEPVIEATELAATTLAPRQISVNIVGEVERPGLVPLAANTPLVQAVLAAGGAKSWRANTNRVQLVRINRNGSVTRQAFALDLNSPVSENRNPPLRDRDTVVVGRTNYAKLSDAISAVGTPLTGLVNVLTLLQLARNSYNDSANP; translated from the coding sequence ATGGCCGAGAGTGTTCCGACCAACCAGCCCCGAGCCGCAGCTGCCGGGCTGAGCGGGATCCTGCTGGTGGCTCTTGTGGGCTCCTGGCTGCCCCCGGCCCAGGCCACGCCCGGGGCAATGCCGCTGCAAGCGCCCAGCCGCTCGCCCCAGCTCCAGGAAGACGCCTACATCCTTGGCCCCGGCGATGGACTGGCGCTCAAGTTCCTGGGCGGGGATGCCAAGGATCCGCTCTCGGGGCCGGTGGAGATCCTCAGCGACGGCACCGTGTCGCTGCCGCTTCTGGGCAGCGTGCGCCTGATCGGCCTGACCCTTTCCCAGGCGACCCTCTGGTTGCAGGCGCTCTACAGACGCCAGCTGCTGCGCCCGGAACTTCAACTGAGCCTGATCCGGCCGCGGCCCCTGCGGGTGGCCCTAGTTGGGGAGGTGGAGCGGCCGGGGGTGTACACGCTCACCAGCTCGGAAACCTCGAACACCGAAGCCAAGGTGACGATCAGCGGTCTGCCCACATTGGTGGATGCGATCCAGAAGGCGGGCGGGATCACCCAGGAGGCCGATCTACGCCAGGTGGTGTTGCGCCGGCGGCTACCGGGTGAGGTGGTGGCCTACCGGCGCACCCGGGTGAACCTGCTGGCGTTGGTGCAGGACGGCGACCAGGTGCAGAACCCGCTGCTGTTCGATGGCGACACGATCAAGATCGAAAAGGCCACCGAGCCCGTGATCGAAGCCACCGAGCTGGCCGCCACCACCCTGGCGCCACGCCAGATCAGTGTGAACATCGTGGGTGAGGTGGAGCGGCCCGGCCTGGTGCCCCTGGCAGCGAACACACCGCTGGTGCAGGCGGTGCTGGCGGCGGGGGGCGCCAAGAGCTGGCGAGCGAACACCAACCGTGTGCAACTGGTGCGGATCAACCGCAACGGCAGCGTCACCCGGCAGGCCTTCGCCCTGGATCTGAACTCGCCGGTTTCGGAGAACCGCAACCCGCCCCTGCGCGATCGCGACACGGTGGTGGTGGGCCGCACCAACTACGCCAAGCTCAGTGATGCGATTTCGGCGGTGGGCACGCCGCTCACCGGGTTGGTGAACGTGCTCACGCTGCTGCAGCTGGCGCGCAACAGCTACAACGACTCCGCCAACCCTTAG
- a CDS encoding dual specificity protein phosphatase family protein: MSVRSRFRIDWVLRDELALGPAPQKEEHLELLEREGVRAVLSLCDAPELPMPQALAERFLWARQVLPDHRSGRNPTRAELEAALAELARLRHEAQGPVFVHCVASMERSPLVCLAWLMRERGMKRLQALDYLMQLHPGTNPLPGQLGLLE; encoded by the coding sequence ATGTCCGTTCGATCGCGGTTTCGGATCGACTGGGTGCTGAGGGATGAACTGGCCCTCGGGCCGGCACCCCAGAAGGAGGAGCACCTGGAACTGCTGGAGCGCGAAGGGGTGCGGGCGGTGCTGAGCCTGTGTGATGCCCCTGAGTTGCCGATGCCTCAGGCGTTGGCGGAGCGTTTCCTCTGGGCGCGGCAGGTGCTGCCCGACCACCGCAGCGGCCGCAACCCCACGCGCGCGGAGCTGGAGGCGGCTTTGGCGGAGCTGGCCCGGTTGCGCCACGAGGCCCAGGGGCCGGTATTTGTGCACTGCGTGGCCTCAATGGAGCGCTCACCACTCGTGTGCCTGGCCTGGCTGATGCGCGAGCGGGGCATGAAACGCCTGCAGGCGCTCGATTACCTGATGCAGCTGCACCCCGGCACCAACCCGTTACCCGGGCAGCTGGGGCTTCTGGAGTGA
- a CDS encoding AbrB/MazE/SpoVT family DNA-binding domain-containing protein: MVLAKRTSKNQLTLPKAVVEAAGLADYYDVVCEGQRIVLTPVHLDRARAVRERLEALGLSEADLAEAVDWSRGV; the protein is encoded by the coding sequence TTGGTCCTGGCTAAGCGCACGAGCAAGAACCAGCTCACTTTGCCCAAGGCGGTGGTGGAGGCCGCCGGCCTCGCCGATTACTACGACGTGGTCTGCGAGGGCCAACGCATCGTGCTGACACCGGTGCACCTGGATCGAGCCCGGGCGGTTCGAGAGCGCCTCGAAGCCTTGGGCCTCAGTGAAGCCGATTTGGCCGAAGCGGTGGACTGGTCGCGGGGTGTGTGA